In Penaeus monodon isolate SGIC_2016 chromosome 43, NSTDA_Pmon_1, whole genome shotgun sequence, one DNA window encodes the following:
- the LOC119568310 gene encoding uncharacterized protein LOC119568310 — MTLWLHLSFDAHLNHLRKTLGLLENSGMKLKEVNTCLCLPDFDRPFEIHTDASGQALGAVLLNWDADRPPHAVAYWSRILRDAESRYPIIDWRPLDIPPGEPTRSVYDCPAENSNAEHESNSDAPLLEIPPSVQDQQVQEEQPRQMPNLTSLASHQIREEQLQDPVCSDLIAWLKRHRVVKQIYVSRHLYKQALHMAHQPPMAAHPGALRTYQYLRNNWFFLNMLHLARTYVAGCETCQLHKTPVVRAPMQGSQAPLEMVSTQFCTKDFNMSCPSYMLYPVGPSQG, encoded by the exons ATGACATTGTGGTTGCATCTGTCCTTTGATGCTCACCTGAATCATCTGCGAAAGACGTTAGGACTCCTTGAAAATTCAGGCATGAAACTTAAGGAGGTTAA CACCTGTCTGTGTCTTCCAGATTTTGACCGACCATTCGAGATCCACACTGATGCTAGTGGTCAGGCTCTTGGTGCTGTTCTTCTCAACTGGGATGCAGATCGGCCACCACATGCTGTTGCGTATTGGTCAAGGATACTAAGAGATGCAGAATCTCGTTATCCCATCATTGACTGGAGGCCCTTGGATAT ACCCCCAGGAGAGCCTACCCGATCTGTTTATGATTGTCCTGCAGAAAACTCCAATGCTGAGCATGAGTCCAATTCTGATGCTCCACTATTGGAAATACCCCCGTCAGTGCAGGATCAGCAGGTGCAAGAAGAGCAACCACGTCAGATGCCCAACCTTACATCTCTAGCCTCTCATCAGATTAGAGAAGAACAGCTACAGGATCCTGTCTGTTCGGATCTGATAGCCTGGCTTAAGAGAC ATCGTGTTGTTAAACAGATTTATGTGTCACGCCATCTGTATAAGCAGGCATTACACATGGCTCACCAACCTCCAATGGCAGCTCATCCAGGAGCTTTGCGCACTTATCAGTATTTACGTAATAACTGGTTCTTCCTGAACATGCTTCACTTGGCACGAACATATGTTGCAGGATGTGAAACGTGTCAGCTTCACAAAACTCCAGTGGTAAGAGCACCTATGCAAGGATCTCAAGCTCCCTTGGAAATGGTCTCCACTCAGTTCTGCACAAAGGATTTCAATATGTCTTGTCCATCATACATGCTATATCCAGTTGGCCCCTCTCAGGGATAG